In Parasegetibacter sp. NRK P23, a single genomic region encodes these proteins:
- a CDS encoding rhamnogalacturonan acetylesterase encodes MKYLLYCLLPFLFGPQEKIHIYLVGDSTMSIKSTKAVPEMGWGVPFATFFDSTAVVENHAQNGRSTRSFMQEKRWEPIVNKLKKGDFVLIQFGHNDEIPTKKSATTPDEFRKNLEKYVNDTREKNAFPVLITAVARRSFSPEGKLTDTHREYSDITRSVAKQLNVPLVDLDEKSRALLQQMGPESSKLLYLHLKPGEHPNYPDGKTDDTHFNELGARLMAQLVLKELRSLKIPVTDHVVNNGKK; translated from the coding sequence ATGAAATACCTGCTTTACTGTTTGCTCCCGTTTTTGTTTGGCCCGCAAGAAAAGATCCATATCTACCTTGTCGGCGATTCCACGATGTCCATCAAAAGCACGAAAGCTGTTCCTGAAATGGGTTGGGGCGTACCCTTCGCTACTTTTTTTGACAGTACGGCGGTAGTGGAGAACCATGCGCAGAATGGGAGAAGTACCCGCAGCTTTATGCAGGAAAAACGCTGGGAGCCTATCGTAAACAAACTCAAGAAAGGTGATTTTGTATTGATCCAGTTCGGGCACAACGATGAAATACCCACCAAAAAATCAGCTACTACGCCGGATGAATTCCGGAAGAACCTGGAAAAATACGTGAACGATACCCGCGAAAAAAACGCGTTCCCGGTGTTGATTACCGCCGTGGCGCGCAGAAGTTTTTCCCCTGAAGGAAAGCTGACGGATACACACAGGGAATATTCCGACATCACCCGCAGCGTAGCGAAACAGCTGAATGTGCCATTGGTGGACCTTGATGAAAAAAGTCGCGCTTTGTTGCAACAGATGGGGCCGGAATCCTCAAAGCTGCTCTACCTGCACCTGAAACCCGGCGAGCATCCTAATTATCCTGACGGGAAAACCGACGATACTCATTTTAATGAACTTGGCGCAAGACTGATGGCGCAACTGGTGCTGAAAGAACTTCGATCGCTGAAAATACCCGTTACAGATCATGTAGTGAACAATGGCAAAAAATAA
- a CDS encoding polysaccharide lyase family 1 protein produces the protein MINRLSTVSLLIFLFVVAGTQAQPLAFPGAEGFGRFTTGGRGGRVLYVTNLNDDGPGSLRAALKEKGARTILFSVSGNIELQSRLPINNGDVTIAGQSAPGDGICITGYPVGISADNVIIRYLRIRLGDANKVEADAIGGTGHNNIIIDHCSISWSTDECASFYHNKNFTLQWCLISESLNASAHVKGEHGYGGIWGGEGASFHHNLLAHHKSRMPRFSGSSTTQNPEDELVDYRYNVVYNWGSNNSYGGEKGKYNIVNNYYKAGPATKKTVAERILNPSSPYGLFYVKGNVLENSPKVTADNWKGVHCENPDSARAENPFPTPEINGVDAVKAYDLVLKFAGASYKRDVLDERIVHEVRSGTASRGKEKNGIIDSVEESGGLPALKSATAPKDTDGDGIPDVWEQEHKLNPLKNDAQLKTLHKDYTNLEIYLNGLLQLSAGKA, from the coding sequence ATGATCAACCGACTGAGTACTGTAAGCCTATTGATCTTCCTGTTTGTTGTTGCGGGCACACAAGCCCAGCCACTGGCTTTCCCCGGGGCCGAGGGCTTTGGCCGCTTTACTACAGGCGGAAGAGGCGGACGTGTATTATATGTGACCAACCTGAATGATGATGGTCCCGGTAGTTTGCGCGCCGCCCTGAAAGAAAAAGGCGCGCGAACAATCCTGTTCTCCGTATCAGGAAATATCGAACTTCAATCCAGGTTGCCCATCAACAATGGGGATGTAACCATAGCCGGACAATCAGCGCCAGGCGATGGCATCTGTATCACGGGCTACCCGGTAGGGATAAGTGCGGACAACGTGATCATCCGCTACCTGCGTATCCGCCTTGGTGATGCCAATAAAGTGGAGGCCGACGCGATCGGTGGAACGGGGCACAATAATATCATCATCGACCATTGCTCCATCAGTTGGTCCACGGACGAATGCGCCTCTTTCTACCACAACAAAAATTTCACGCTTCAATGGTGCCTTATCTCCGAAAGCCTGAACGCGTCCGCCCACGTGAAAGGAGAACATGGTTACGGCGGAATATGGGGTGGGGAAGGCGCAAGTTTCCACCACAACCTGCTGGCGCACCACAAAAGCAGGATGCCCAGGTTCAGCGGTTCTTCCACCACACAGAATCCGGAGGATGAACTGGTGGATTACAGGTATAACGTTGTCTACAACTGGGGCAGCAATAATTCCTACGGTGGGGAGAAAGGGAAATACAACATCGTGAACAATTACTACAAAGCAGGACCCGCCACCAAGAAGACTGTGGCGGAAAGAATATTGAACCCATCTTCACCTTATGGGTTGTTTTATGTGAAAGGAAACGTGCTGGAAAATTCACCCAAAGTGACCGCCGACAACTGGAAAGGCGTGCATTGTGAAAACCCGGATTCCGCCCGTGCGGAAAATCCCTTTCCCACGCCGGAAATTAACGGGGTGGATGCGGTGAAAGCATACGATCTGGTGTTGAAATTTGCCGGAGCAAGTTATAAAAGAGACGTCTTGGATGAGCGGATTGTGCATGAAGTGCGTTCAGGAACGGCTTCCAGGGGCAAAGAAAAGAATGGTATCATTGATTCCGTTGAAGAATCTGGCGGATTACCGGCATTGAAATCGGCTACCGCGCCAAAAGATACGGATGGCGATGGCATACCCGATGTATGGGAACAGGAACACAAGCTGAATCCGTTAAAAAACGATGCCCAACTGAAAACATTACACAAAGATTATACGAACCTTGAAATCTATTTGAACGGTCTCCTGCAACTGTCCGCAGGAAAAGCCTGA
- a CDS encoding polysaccharide lyase family 1 protein → MLRPSTQLKLLLALGILVVACGKTTMSPVDIGMPGTPEAPVQERALAFPGAEGFGKSATGGRGGKVIKVTTLADAGTGSLRDAINQTGPRIIVFEVSGNIKLKSTLSIRNNDVTIAGQTAPGDGICVQDYDVVVDADNVIIRYMRFRMGDLAQRESDALWGRYHQNIIIDHCSISWSIDEASSFYFNKNFTMQWCFITESLNKSFHEKDDHGYGGIWGGSNVSFHHNLLAHHNSRNPRFNGGARSGISNPFSNWQENVDYRNNILYNWGDNSAYGGENGNHNMAANYYKPGPGTPSSKNKRILEISMDANPTLHPPGFGKFYISGNYLHGNTAITSDNWAGGVDLRPGVILSVAKATTPFPYDTITQHTAEKAYDLVLAYGGCSLVRDVVDTRIVNEVKNGTVTFNGSKTGKKGMLDSQTDAGGWPVLNSKPAPVNTAGDGIADAWKTEKKLDVSKNVANGRNLSTAYDNLEVYINSLVEEITTKQKGQ, encoded by the coding sequence ATGTTAAGACCAAGCACACAACTGAAGTTATTGTTGGCCCTGGGAATACTGGTGGTAGCTTGTGGTAAAACAACCATGTCGCCGGTAGACATTGGTATGCCGGGAACGCCGGAGGCGCCTGTCCAGGAAAGAGCCCTCGCTTTCCCCGGTGCTGAAGGTTTCGGAAAGAGTGCCACCGGTGGCCGCGGTGGAAAGGTGATTAAAGTAACCACACTTGCGGATGCAGGTACAGGTTCTCTGCGGGATGCCATCAACCAGACCGGTCCGCGCATCATCGTCTTTGAAGTGTCAGGTAATATTAAGTTGAAAAGTACACTGAGCATTCGCAACAATGATGTGACCATCGCCGGACAAACAGCGCCCGGAGACGGCATCTGCGTGCAGGATTACGATGTGGTGGTGGATGCCGATAATGTGATCATCCGTTATATGCGTTTCCGTATGGGCGATCTCGCGCAGCGCGAATCCGATGCATTGTGGGGAAGGTACCACCAGAACATCATCATCGACCATTGCTCTATCAGCTGGTCTATAGATGAGGCAAGTTCTTTCTACTTCAACAAGAATTTCACCATGCAATGGTGCTTCATCACGGAAAGCCTGAACAAGTCGTTTCATGAAAAAGACGATCATGGCTATGGCGGCATCTGGGGCGGAAGCAATGTGAGTTTCCACCACAACCTACTGGCGCACCACAACAGCCGCAATCCGCGGTTCAATGGCGGTGCTCGTTCCGGGATAAGCAACCCGTTCTCTAACTGGCAGGAAAACGTAGATTACCGCAACAATATCTTGTACAACTGGGGCGATAACAGCGCTTATGGCGGGGAGAATGGCAACCACAATATGGCGGCTAATTATTACAAACCGGGGCCGGGAACACCTTCCTCAAAAAACAAACGTATCCTCGAAATATCCATGGATGCAAACCCTACGCTTCATCCGCCTGGATTCGGTAAATTTTATATTTCCGGTAATTACCTGCATGGCAATACAGCTATTACTTCCGATAACTGGGCCGGTGGTGTTGACCTGCGCCCCGGCGTGATCCTATCCGTGGCGAAAGCTACCACCCCCTTCCCTTACGATACCATCACGCAGCACACGGCGGAAAAAGCATACGATTTGGTACTTGCCTACGGTGGTTGCAGCTTAGTAAGAGACGTGGTGGATACCCGCATAGTAAACGAAGTGAAGAATGGAACAGTGACCTTCAATGGTTCTAAAACGGGTAAAAAAGGCATGCTGGATTCTCAAACCGATGCCGGAGGATGGCCGGTTCTCAACAGCAAGCCTGCTCCGGTCAATACCGCTGGCGATGGAATAGCCGATGCCTGGAAAACCGAAAAGAAACTTGATGTGTCGAAGAATGTCGCCAACGGACGCAACCTCAGCACTGCTTACGACAATCTTGAAGTGTATATCAACAGCCTGGTGGAAGAAATTACCACGAAACAAAAAGGGCAATAA